A portion of the Pectobacterium brasiliense genome contains these proteins:
- a CDS encoding ABC transporter substrate-binding protein, with protein sequence MFKLKQVVAFTALMATAAASYAAVEADKRPINELYQNALREGGIVTVYAGGDTPGQQDGIKQAFEKRFPGMKLNVIVDYSKFHDARIDNQLATKTLVPDVVQLQTLQDYPRWKKEGVLLNYKPIGWDKVYPAFKDKDGAWTGVFVDAFSNVVNTKLIAENAWPTEANDYLRPDLKGSIVLTYPNDDDAVLFWFKQVVDKYGWEYVAKFKEQNPVYVRGTQAPADDVESGKSAATFSTDGALAPDQNANSRFVLPKSDPFVSWAQRAAIFKQAKHPESAKLYLSWLLDKETQSNVWYMWSVRTDVAPPAGYKPIWEYKNTSPQAFADFMSDRAAVESFRAQIGLYLGEVKGEPSPGNLGLHPKEALPH encoded by the coding sequence ATGTTTAAACTAAAACAGGTGGTCGCATTTACGGCGCTAATGGCGACGGCAGCGGCCAGCTATGCGGCAGTAGAGGCCGATAAACGCCCGATTAACGAGCTTTATCAAAATGCGTTACGGGAAGGCGGTATTGTGACCGTCTATGCGGGCGGTGACACGCCAGGTCAACAGGATGGCATCAAACAGGCGTTTGAAAAACGCTTTCCGGGCATGAAACTCAACGTCATTGTGGACTACAGCAAATTCCACGATGCTCGTATTGATAACCAACTGGCGACGAAGACGCTGGTGCCGGATGTGGTACAGCTACAAACCTTGCAGGATTACCCACGCTGGAAAAAAGAAGGCGTGCTGCTGAACTACAAACCTATCGGTTGGGACAAAGTATACCCTGCATTTAAAGACAAAGATGGTGCCTGGACCGGTGTCTTTGTCGATGCGTTCAGCAACGTAGTCAATACCAAGCTGATTGCCGAAAATGCCTGGCCGACAGAAGCCAATGACTATTTACGTCCCGATCTAAAAGGCAGCATTGTCTTAACCTACCCGAACGATGACGACGCCGTGCTGTTCTGGTTTAAGCAGGTCGTGGATAAATACGGCTGGGAGTATGTCGCTAAATTCAAAGAACAGAATCCGGTTTATGTTCGCGGTACGCAGGCTCCCGCAGACGATGTTGAAAGCGGTAAATCAGCGGCAACCTTCTCAACCGACGGCGCACTGGCTCCCGATCAAAACGCGAATTCGCGCTTCGTTCTGCCCAAAAGCGATCCGTTTGTTTCCTGGGCACAGCGTGCCGCTATTTTCAAACAGGCTAAACACCCGGAAAGCGCCAAGCTCTATCTGAGCTGGCTGCTGGATAAAGAGACGCAGAGCAATGTCTGGTATATGTGGTCGGTGCGTACTGACGTGGCACCACCTGCTGGTTATAAACCTATCTGGGAATATAAGAACACCAGTCCACAGGCTTTTGCCGACTTCATGAGCGATCGTGCCGCGGTAGAGTCATTCCGTGCCCAGATCGGTTTATATCTCGGCGAAGTGAAAGGTGAGCCGTCTCCGGGTAACCTGGGACTGCATCCCAAAGAAGCATTACCGCACTAA
- the adrA gene encoding diguanylate cyclase AdrA — MSASPPMFLTVDVRRSGLRFSQRVYIPRIVGTILCSLFISSVLMTKSVPTLLWVLLFLNTFIWPHIAYMLSLRSRDPMRCEKRNLLLDVVFGGIWIGFMGVNLLPSALIVAMVGMNCTAGGGIKLFVQGIVLLCVSCALTLVLFAVPVSLDTTPIQIYACLPMLLIYPISLGYVTYATALKLAEHKRMLMEVSIHDGMSSLYNRHHWERLLKHEYDICQRYKRTATLVLFDIDHFKAFNDNFGHNVGDQAILLLARELTSGFRETDVIGRFGGDEFAVILPQTSAGEALDAVNRIRESLSLKFLNQTPQLAVFVSVGIAEISPEMVQYMDWLKAADMALYRAKNKGRRRTEVA, encoded by the coding sequence ATGTCAGCCTCACCGCCAATGTTTTTGACGGTAGATGTACGTCGCTCAGGGCTACGCTTTTCCCAGCGAGTCTATATTCCACGGATTGTCGGTACGATCCTCTGTTCTCTCTTTATATCCTCGGTCCTGATGACCAAGTCTGTGCCTACGCTACTGTGGGTGCTGCTCTTTCTTAATACCTTCATCTGGCCTCACATTGCTTACATGTTGTCCCTGCGGTCACGCGACCCTATGCGGTGCGAGAAGCGTAATTTATTGCTTGATGTGGTATTTGGCGGCATCTGGATAGGATTTATGGGCGTGAATCTTCTGCCCAGCGCCCTGATTGTCGCGATGGTTGGGATGAACTGTACGGCTGGCGGTGGGATAAAGCTGTTTGTGCAGGGTATCGTATTGTTGTGTGTGAGCTGCGCGCTGACTCTTGTGCTGTTTGCGGTGCCTGTTTCGCTGGATACGACACCCATACAGATTTATGCCTGCCTGCCGATGTTGCTGATCTACCCGATTTCTCTGGGCTACGTGACCTATGCCACCGCGCTGAAACTGGCGGAACACAAACGTATGCTGATGGAAGTCAGTATTCATGACGGCATGAGCAGCCTCTATAACCGTCATCACTGGGAGCGTCTGCTGAAGCATGAGTATGATATTTGCCAGCGTTATAAGCGTACGGCGACGTTAGTCCTGTTTGATATCGACCATTTTAAAGCCTTTAACGATAACTTTGGGCATAACGTCGGCGATCAGGCGATTTTGCTGCTGGCGCGTGAACTGACATCCGGCTTTCGGGAAACGGATGTCATTGGGCGATTCGGCGGAGATGAGTTTGCCGTTATTTTACCGCAAACCAGCGCGGGAGAGGCGCTGGACGCCGTGAATCGCATTCGGGAGAGTTTGTCGCTGAAGTTCCTGAACCAGACCCCGCAGCTGGCGGTGTTTGTCAGTGTCGGCATTGCGGAGATTTCACCGGAAATGGTCCAATATATGGACTGGTTAAAGGCCGCGGATATGGCGCTCTATCGGGCAAAAAATAAAGGCCGCCGCCGAACCGAAGTTGCTTGA
- the licT gene encoding BglG family transcription antiterminator LicT has protein sequence MIIEKILSNNAVLVLADDQREIVAIGKGVGFGKKVGDLIDPQRIESQFVKKSDGIADVLSQLLADIPPDCLAVTQQIITLAQKTLRLDVQDTLFLALSDHINFAIQRHKKGQTIKNLMLWDIRQFYRSEFAIGLEALELIRSRLGIDLPEDEAGFIALHLANATNNSDMQSTMQSAGIIKDILTILKYDLHITFDEHSLNYQRLITHLKFFALRLLNRETVNHGDDSIYQGITELMPRAYTCAMKVYDYVEKNYACHLTTDEIMFLTIHINRLQPSPA, from the coding sequence ATGATCATTGAAAAAATACTGAGCAATAACGCCGTTCTGGTGCTGGCAGATGACCAACGGGAAATTGTGGCGATTGGCAAAGGCGTCGGCTTTGGCAAGAAAGTGGGTGACCTTATCGACCCGCAGCGCATTGAAAGCCAGTTCGTGAAAAAAAGCGACGGCATAGCGGATGTGCTGTCACAGTTGCTGGCGGATATTCCACCTGACTGTCTGGCGGTCACGCAGCAGATCATTACTCTGGCGCAAAAAACGCTGCGACTTGATGTGCAGGACACGCTCTTTCTGGCCTTAAGCGATCACATCAACTTTGCGATTCAACGTCATAAGAAAGGGCAGACGATCAAGAACCTGATGTTATGGGATATTCGCCAGTTCTATCGCAGTGAATTTGCCATTGGGTTAGAGGCACTGGAACTGATTCGCAGCAGGCTGGGAATCGATTTACCGGAGGATGAAGCGGGGTTTATTGCGCTGCATCTGGCGAATGCGACGAATAACAGTGACATGCAGAGCACGATGCAAAGCGCGGGTATCATTAAAGATATTCTGACCATTCTGAAATACGATCTTCACATCACGTTTGACGAGCACTCTCTCAATTATCAGCGTTTGATTACGCATCTGAAATTTTTCGCTCTGCGTTTGTTAAATCGGGAAACCGTGAACCACGGTGATGATTCTATCTATCAGGGGATTACCGAATTGATGCCGCGGGCCTATACCTGTGCGATGAAGGTGTATGACTATGTGGAAAAAAATTACGCCTGCCACCTCACCACTGATGAGATCATGTTTCTGACTATTCACATCAACCGGTTGCAGCCTTCTCCAGCTTAA
- a CDS encoding glycoside hydrolase family 1 protein: MKYRHLKRFPEGFLWGAATSAYQVEGAWNEDGKGPSVIDARTSYPEGTTDFTAASDHYHRYKEDVALFADIGFKTYRFSIAWSRVIPDGSGEVNPAGIAFYHNLIDELLHYGIVPIVTMYHFDLPQALQEKGGWYNRETVDAFERFANVLFDEYGDKVKYWLTINEQNMMILHGSALGTLDPTLENPKQNLYQQNHNMLVAQAKAMNALHEKVPGAKIGPAPNIALIYPASPKPEDVMAAFNYNAIRNWLYLDMAVYGRYNTAAWRYMEEKGYTPEILPGDMDILASAKPDFIAFNYYTSQTVEASKNDGQDETARGGDQHLKSGEEGVHRGASNPWLQKNAFGWEIDPIGFRNTLRELHDRYHLPLIITENGLGAFDTLDENGEIHDDYRIDYLQRHIEQIQLAITDGVDVFGYTPWSALDLISTHQGCSKRYGFIYVNREEFDLKDLRRIRKKSAYWYADVIKNNGLDSSEA, encoded by the coding sequence GTGAAATACCGTCATCTTAAACGTTTCCCTGAGGGGTTTTTATGGGGCGCGGCGACATCGGCTTATCAGGTTGAAGGGGCATGGAATGAAGACGGCAAAGGGCCATCGGTGATTGATGCCAGAACGTCCTATCCTGAGGGTACAACGGACTTTACTGCCGCCAGCGACCACTATCATCGTTACAAGGAAGATGTCGCACTGTTTGCCGATATCGGCTTTAAAACCTACCGTTTTTCCATCGCCTGGAGCCGTGTCATTCCCGATGGTAGCGGCGAAGTAAACCCCGCGGGCATTGCGTTTTACCACAATCTTATCGATGAATTGCTGCATTACGGCATTGTGCCGATTGTCACGATGTACCATTTCGATCTACCGCAGGCGTTACAGGAAAAAGGCGGTTGGTATAACCGGGAAACGGTGGATGCATTTGAGCGCTTTGCCAACGTGCTGTTTGATGAATACGGCGACAAGGTGAAGTACTGGCTGACCATCAATGAACAAAACATGATGATTTTGCATGGTTCTGCATTGGGTACGTTGGACCCTACGCTGGAAAATCCGAAGCAGAATCTCTATCAGCAGAACCACAATATGCTGGTGGCGCAGGCAAAAGCGATGAATGCGCTACATGAAAAAGTGCCCGGCGCAAAAATTGGTCCGGCACCCAACATTGCGTTGATTTATCCGGCCTCACCGAAGCCGGAAGATGTCATGGCGGCGTTCAACTATAACGCGATCCGCAACTGGCTGTATCTGGATATGGCGGTATACGGGCGCTACAACACCGCGGCCTGGCGCTATATGGAAGAAAAAGGCTATACGCCGGAGATTCTGCCCGGCGATATGGATATTCTGGCATCGGCCAAGCCCGATTTCATCGCCTTTAACTACTATACCTCGCAAACGGTGGAGGCCAGTAAAAATGACGGGCAGGATGAAACGGCGCGTGGCGGCGACCAGCACCTGAAATCGGGTGAAGAAGGCGTACATCGCGGGGCAAGCAATCCGTGGCTGCAGAAAAATGCCTTTGGCTGGGAGATCGATCCGATAGGCTTCCGCAATACGCTGCGTGAGCTGCACGATCGCTACCATTTACCGCTGATCATTACGGAAAATGGGCTGGGTGCGTTTGATACGCTGGATGAAAACGGTGAGATTCATGATGATTATCGCATCGACTATCTGCAACGCCACATTGAGCAAATCCAGCTTGCGATCACTGATGGTGTGGATGTCTTCGGCTATACGCCATGGTCGGCGTTGGATCTCATTTCCACCCATCAGGGATGCTCGAAGCGCTATGGCTTTATTTACGTTAACCGTGAAGAGTTCGATCTGAAAGATCTGCGGCGTATCCGTAAAAAAAGCGCATACTGGTATGCTGATGTGATTAAAAACAATGGGCTGGATAGCTCCGAAGCGTAA
- a CDS encoding S53 family peptidase, translating to MTYQLLKGSERGNIADAAYRERCDVNESVRVMLVLRFTTPDDEYYAELHDSIDPQFGGISANKPLSRASYARKFSADEADIEHVRAFARHYRLSIEREHAASRTVFLTGTVEQMEQAFRVSLARYDHKHGAFRGRAGGIYLPGYLQGVVIAVLGLDERLASNCYLRMNDAFSTTAKRLSGYTPLELAEHYDFPEHDGAGQCIGIIELGGGYRLPQLEHYFKRMGVNPPQIVDVCVWGAKNVLASADGDKEVNPIDIEVQMDIEIAGTLAPAAKVVVYFAPNTDAGFLEAINAAIHDEKNAPSVISISWGSSESEWTAQSLQVYNQAFQTAAALGITVCVASGDRGSQDGESHGLHVDFPASSPYVLACGGTRLQKSMEETTWHSRDGSATGGGVSQHFALPGWQLGISLVDKYGGHHPLQHRGVPDVSGNADPETGYLIEVNGREGIVGGTSAVAPLWAGLLARMLALTHSASLFIPPLLYRNRNSCKDIVRGNNGAFVASEGWDACTGLGSPDGMKLLRLLKRLVRLNGNGVHDRDDGHER from the coding sequence ATGACTTACCAATTATTGAAAGGGAGTGAACGCGGAAATATCGCTGACGCAGCGTACCGCGAACGCTGCGATGTTAATGAAAGCGTCAGAGTCATGCTGGTGTTGCGTTTTACGACGCCAGATGATGAGTATTACGCCGAACTGCACGATAGCATCGATCCACAGTTTGGTGGCATTAGCGCCAATAAGCCGCTATCGAGAGCAAGCTATGCCAGAAAATTCAGCGCTGATGAGGCCGATATAGAGCATGTTCGTGCGTTTGCGCGACATTATCGGTTATCTATCGAGCGTGAACACGCTGCCAGCCGTACCGTCTTCTTGACGGGGACAGTCGAGCAAATGGAGCAGGCGTTTCGCGTAAGTTTAGCCCGGTATGACCACAAGCACGGGGCGTTTCGTGGGAGAGCTGGGGGGATTTATCTGCCGGGATACCTACAGGGTGTGGTTATCGCCGTGCTAGGTCTTGATGAGCGTCTGGCGTCGAACTGTTACCTGCGCATGAATGACGCGTTCTCGACTACGGCAAAACGTCTGTCGGGCTATACACCACTTGAACTGGCGGAACACTACGACTTCCCGGAACATGATGGCGCGGGGCAGTGCATCGGCATTATTGAGCTGGGGGGCGGATATCGCTTACCGCAGTTGGAGCACTATTTTAAACGAATGGGCGTCAATCCGCCGCAGATTGTCGATGTTTGTGTGTGGGGCGCGAAGAATGTCCTTGCTTCGGCAGATGGCGACAAAGAGGTGAACCCGATTGATATCGAAGTGCAGATGGATATCGAAATTGCGGGTACGTTGGCACCCGCCGCTAAAGTGGTGGTGTATTTTGCTCCGAATACCGATGCCGGGTTTTTAGAGGCGATCAATGCAGCGATTCATGATGAGAAAAATGCGCCGTCGGTGATTTCGATTAGCTGGGGCTCCAGCGAATCAGAATGGACTGCGCAATCATTACAGGTGTACAACCAGGCCTTTCAGACTGCGGCTGCGCTAGGTATTACCGTGTGCGTGGCCTCTGGCGATCGTGGTTCACAGGATGGTGAATCCCATGGTTTGCACGTCGATTTCCCGGCATCCAGCCCCTACGTTTTAGCCTGTGGCGGCACTCGCTTGCAAAAATCAATGGAAGAAACCACCTGGCATAGCCGAGACGGCAGCGCGACGGGCGGTGGCGTTAGCCAGCACTTCGCGTTGCCCGGTTGGCAGCTAGGGATATCTCTGGTCGACAAATATGGCGGTCATCATCCCTTGCAACACCGCGGCGTACCTGACGTCAGCGGCAATGCCGATCCTGAAACCGGCTATCTGATTGAAGTTAACGGGCGGGAAGGGATAGTCGGGGGAACCAGCGCTGTCGCACCGCTGTGGGCGGGGTTATTGGCGCGAATGCTGGCGTTGACCCACTCGGCATCATTGTTTATCCCTCCCTTGCTGTACCGTAATCGTAATAGCTGCAAGGATATCGTGCGGGGAAATAATGGGGCATTTGTCGCCTCGGAAGGATGGGACGCTTGCACCGGGCTGGGGTCGCCGGATGGAATGAAATTGCTAAGGCTGTTGAAACGGCTCGTGAGGCTCAATGGTAATGGTGTGCACGACCGCGATGATGGGCACGAGCGGTGA
- a CDS encoding chorismate mutase — MNLPISAVISLMMSAVWCVPLYATAQDNALGIYQLIQERMVLMKDVAGYKARQHLPVEDLKQEERILSKAREQSAAVGLSPQSTQLFVTSLMNASKAIQYRYMADWLATPESDWTPLSLNDTIRPTLLTIDDQLLVSIKRYLANGGHFSPQQEATFLSSINVEHLSQNDKRQIYAALSQIEPDGK, encoded by the coding sequence ATGAATTTGCCTATTTCCGCTGTTATCTCGTTAATGATGAGCGCTGTTTGGTGTGTTCCTCTCTATGCCACAGCGCAGGACAATGCTCTTGGTATCTATCAACTGATTCAGGAAAGGATGGTGTTGATGAAAGATGTTGCGGGGTATAAGGCTCGTCAACACCTGCCCGTTGAGGATCTAAAACAAGAGGAACGTATTTTGAGTAAGGCGCGGGAGCAATCTGCTGCTGTTGGTTTATCCCCTCAGAGTACACAGCTGTTCGTGACTTCATTAATGAATGCCAGCAAAGCGATTCAGTATCGTTACATGGCTGACTGGCTTGCGACACCGGAGAGCGATTGGACGCCGCTTTCGCTGAACGACACCATTAGACCTACGTTACTCACGATTGACGACCAGCTTCTGGTGAGTATTAAACGTTATCTTGCGAATGGCGGGCATTTTTCGCCTCAGCAAGAGGCGACATTTCTTTCTTCTATTAATGTTGAGCATCTGTCACAGAACGACAAACGCCAGATTTATGCGGCATTGAGTCAAATTGAACCAGACGGCAAATAG
- a CDS encoding YjbH domain-containing protein, whose translation MTKNRNVKLGCLALAIGSILSAQAMAAETESSRTATNPNLRFQPAGVSQSDFGGTGLLQMPTARMAETGEFSLNYRDNEEYRRYSISLQLFDWLETTVRYTDIRTRPYSTNTDFSGSQTYKDKSFDVKARLWQESYWMPDVSIGLRDIAGTGLFDSEYLVASKRMGPFDFTLGMGWGNMAQSGNIKNPACSLKASFCQRSEDFSGTGGEFEVGNFFHGPAALFGGIEYQTPWDPLRLKLEYDGNDYSAERTSATAQSQQLKHDSPFNIGAVYRVGDVLDTTLSWQRGNTLMWGFTLRTNFNDLKPNYLDDAPPVYAPVQDGKGTNWQLVSKELSDKAGFKDADIYADQKQVTIVADQTKYRDSDQATQRAATVLANHVPNGIDEYHIVQRSQRLPIASTEVDAKAFHQVKQAAVPLGQPEPETHRKEPVSDVRGQQVLLAEPDRLTYSLDPTLTQSFGGPESFYMYQVALKGNVDYRLSDHWSVGGTATLNLVNNFDKFNYKTPPADGAALPRVRTWVREYVTSSDLLLTNLQLTRRDNPAQDWYTQVYGGYLEMMYAGVGSEVLYRPFGKSWALGMDVNYVKQRDWNDIMRMADYDVVTGHLTAYWELPFVEGAVAKVSVGRYLAGDKGVTLDLSRRFDSGIVAGAFATKTNVSAAEYGEGSFTKGFYVSIPFDLLFTEPTVKRGAVGWVPLTRDGGQMLQRRSPLYGVTDH comes from the coding sequence ATGACAAAGAATAGAAACGTTAAACTAGGCTGTCTGGCGTTGGCGATTGGCAGCATCTTGAGTGCACAGGCGATGGCGGCTGAAACAGAAAGCAGCCGTACTGCGACAAACCCGAATCTGCGTTTTCAGCCTGCGGGGGTATCGCAGTCTGATTTCGGTGGCACCGGTCTGTTACAGATGCCTACGGCGCGTATGGCGGAAACGGGCGAGTTTAGCCTTAATTACCGTGATAACGAAGAATATCGGCGCTACTCCATATCGCTCCAGCTCTTTGACTGGCTGGAAACGACAGTGCGCTATACCGATATCCGTACTCGGCCTTACAGTACCAATACTGATTTCAGCGGCAGCCAAACCTACAAAGATAAGTCATTCGATGTCAAAGCCCGTTTGTGGCAAGAAAGCTACTGGATGCCGGATGTTTCTATCGGATTGCGTGATATTGCCGGTACAGGCTTGTTCGATAGCGAATATCTGGTGGCCAGTAAGCGTATGGGGCCATTTGATTTTACGCTGGGTATGGGCTGGGGCAACATGGCCCAGAGCGGCAATATTAAAAACCCGGCCTGCTCGCTAAAAGCCAGCTTCTGCCAGCGTAGTGAGGATTTTTCAGGTACCGGGGGAGAGTTTGAGGTCGGTAATTTCTTCCATGGCCCTGCCGCGTTGTTTGGTGGTATTGAGTACCAGACCCCCTGGGATCCTCTGCGCTTAAAACTGGAATACGACGGTAACGATTACAGTGCAGAGCGTACTTCGGCTACTGCTCAGTCACAACAGCTCAAACATGATTCTCCTTTCAACATCGGTGCGGTCTATCGCGTCGGCGATGTGCTAGATACCACCTTATCGTGGCAGCGTGGCAATACGTTGATGTGGGGCTTTACCCTACGCACTAATTTCAACGATCTGAAGCCGAACTATTTAGACGATGCACCACCCGTGTATGCGCCGGTGCAGGATGGCAAAGGCACAAACTGGCAGCTCGTTTCGAAAGAGCTGAGTGATAAGGCTGGTTTTAAGGACGCTGATATCTACGCGGACCAAAAGCAGGTCACGATTGTTGCCGATCAGACAAAATATCGCGACAGCGATCAGGCAACACAGCGCGCGGCGACGGTATTGGCAAACCATGTACCGAACGGTATTGATGAATATCACATTGTTCAGCGCAGCCAGCGCTTACCGATTGCCAGCACGGAAGTGGATGCCAAAGCTTTCCATCAGGTTAAGCAGGCCGCTGTTCCGCTTGGTCAACCCGAACCTGAAACGCATCGTAAAGAGCCGGTATCCGATGTTCGCGGTCAGCAGGTGCTGCTCGCGGAACCCGATCGCCTGACGTACTCATTAGATCCTACGCTCACGCAGTCTTTCGGTGGCCCTGAGTCCTTCTACATGTATCAGGTCGCACTGAAAGGTAACGTGGACTACCGTCTGAGCGATCACTGGAGTGTGGGCGGCACCGCGACGCTGAATCTGGTGAATAACTTTGACAAATTCAACTATAAAACGCCGCCGGCGGATGGGGCCGCTCTGCCTCGTGTCAGAACCTGGGTGCGTGAATACGTCACTTCTTCCGATCTGTTGTTGACCAATCTGCAATTGACCCGCAGGGATAATCCCGCGCAGGACTGGTATACCCAGGTCTACGGCGGTTATCTGGAAATGATGTACGCGGGTGTCGGATCTGAAGTGCTGTATCGTCCGTTCGGTAAAAGCTGGGCGCTGGGGATGGATGTGAACTATGTCAAACAGCGTGACTGGAACGACATCATGCGTATGGCTGATTACGATGTGGTCACAGGTCACCTGACCGCCTACTGGGAACTGCCGTTTGTGGAAGGCGCGGTGGCGAAAGTGAGTGTGGGCCGTTATCTGGCAGGGGACAAAGGGGTAACCCTCGATCTGTCTCGCCGCTTTGATAGTGGGATTGTTGCGGGTGCCTTTGCGACCAAAACCAACGTTAGCGCTGCTGAATATGGTGAAGGAAGTTTCACCAAAGGCTTCTACGTCTCCATACCGTTTGATCTGCTGTTCACTGAACCGACGGTGAAACGTGGGGCAGTCGGTTGGGTTCCACTGACGCGTGACGGTGGTCAAATGCTCCAACGCCGTAGTCCGTTGTATGGCGTGACCGATCATTAA
- a CDS encoding capsule biosynthesis GfcC family protein, with protein sequence MLALNRIATLLLLVSGVATSAQLTVKSPQQTIAVVKLDDGTRLEKFYEQVPWPQNINWQTAFISDFATTQKVRAQGDVLLQKLAELETRWRNSGDGDLAISAWLLRKTINPINVAGRIRTDLDPDRVRVYAENNRPLVGEYALYVAPHDDKLSLIGLVNTSADVGELETSGKVALRAGWSAENYLSGRRLLAGADNSYGYLIAGNGQWRKVPLALWNRQHIEPAAGETLFIGFNPAVLPQEMSSLNEQLADYLANRTPLE encoded by the coding sequence ATGTTGGCACTCAATCGTATCGCTACCTTGTTGCTGCTGGTTTCCGGCGTCGCGACGTCTGCGCAGTTGACGGTGAAATCACCTCAACAGACGATCGCCGTCGTTAAATTGGATGACGGTACGCGTCTTGAAAAATTTTATGAGCAGGTTCCCTGGCCACAGAATATTAACTGGCAAACCGCATTTATTTCTGATTTTGCGACGACGCAGAAAGTACGCGCGCAAGGGGATGTCTTACTGCAAAAGCTGGCTGAACTGGAAACGCGCTGGCGTAATTCTGGGGACGGCGATCTGGCGATCTCTGCCTGGCTGCTGAGAAAGACCATTAATCCGATTAATGTTGCTGGGCGTATCCGCACAGATTTGGATCCTGACCGCGTGCGCGTATATGCAGAAAATAATCGCCCTTTGGTGGGGGAATATGCACTGTATGTGGCACCTCATGACGACAAGTTATCCCTGATCGGTCTGGTGAATACCTCCGCTGACGTGGGTGAACTGGAGACATCGGGGAAAGTGGCGCTGCGTGCCGGATGGTCGGCCGAAAATTATCTCTCTGGACGGCGACTCCTTGCGGGGGCGGATAACAGCTATGGTTATCTGATCGCGGGAAATGGTCAATGGCGCAAAGTGCCGCTGGCGCTGTGGAATCGTCAGCATATTGAGCCTGCAGCGGGTGAAACGCTCTTTATCGGTTTTAACCCTGCGGTATTACCCCAAGAGATGTCATCACTCAACGAGCAGCTTGCTGACTACCTAGCTAACCGGACTCCACTCGAATGA
- a CDS encoding YjbF family lipoprotein gives MTRIKRIAEMKALIAIPLFSILLTGCSQNMEQVGKTFKLAFFGQDDTHVTAKQVANTPYASAYLKVGKAPQAFVVLAFAEQNQLKWIGADKNMVSTQHGRLVKTQGFGEDITYVDNLQQDPLRLGLLKTSTPMTWQSRIEWAQVFRGGYATTSVFHARGKETVNILDTSRELLRFDEQVTVPALNESYTNSYWLDPTNGRVVQSQQYMGPDMALVKFTVLKPYAQ, from the coding sequence ATGACAAGAATAAAACGAATAGCAGAAATGAAAGCGCTGATTGCTATCCCCCTTTTCTCAATTTTATTAACCGGTTGCTCCCAAAATATGGAGCAGGTGGGGAAAACGTTTAAACTGGCATTTTTCGGGCAGGATGATACTCATGTGACGGCCAAACAGGTTGCCAATACGCCCTATGCCTCGGCTTATCTGAAGGTGGGGAAAGCGCCTCAGGCGTTTGTCGTGCTCGCTTTTGCCGAACAAAATCAGTTGAAATGGATTGGGGCCGATAAAAATATGGTATCGACCCAACATGGCCGCCTGGTGAAAACGCAGGGCTTCGGCGAAGACATTACCTATGTGGACAACTTGCAACAGGATCCCCTGAGATTAGGTCTGTTGAAGACATCGACGCCAATGACATGGCAAAGCCGGATTGAATGGGCTCAGGTCTTCCGTGGCGGTTACGCTACCACGTCCGTTTTTCATGCCCGCGGCAAAGAAACCGTAAACATTCTGGATACCTCGCGTGAGCTGCTGCGCTTCGATGAGCAGGTTACCGTCCCCGCGCTGAACGAATCTTACACTAATAGCTACTGGCTTGATCCGACCAACGGAAGGGTGGTCCAAAGCCAGCAGTATATGGGGCCGGATATGGCATTGGTAAAATTCACCGTATTAAAACCCTACGCACAATAA